Proteins encoded by one window of Halococcus salsus:
- the gdhB gene encoding glutamate dehydrogenase GdhB → SVRGPYKGGLRYHPGVSEAECTGLAMWMTWKTAVMDLPFGGAKGGVVVNPKSLSEGEKERLTRRLAQELRESIGPMQDIPAPDMGTDAQTMGWLMDAYSMQQGETSPGVVTGKPPVIGGSYGREEAPGRSVAIITREVCSYYDRPLDEVTVGVQGFGSVGANAARLLDNWGATVTAVSDVNGVAFDANGVDVQNIPSHDEEPEAVTKYANEVLPAAKLFEVDVDVLIPAAIGNVITRDTADTLEADIVVEGANGPTTSEGDKILGERNIPVIPDILANAGGVTVSYFEWLQDINRRPWSLEEVNNELEKEMLTAWNEVRTEVEQRDVSWRDAAYIVALSRLAEAHEARGLWP, encoded by the coding sequence ACAGCGTCCGCGGTCCCTACAAAGGAGGTCTCCGCTATCATCCTGGAGTCAGCGAGGCAGAATGCACTGGCTTAGCGATGTGGATGACATGGAAAACCGCGGTCATGGATCTTCCATTCGGCGGCGCGAAGGGTGGTGTCGTTGTCAATCCCAAGTCTTTGAGCGAAGGTGAAAAGGAGCGATTGACTCGTCGGTTAGCACAGGAACTCCGGGAGAGTATCGGTCCTATGCAGGATATTCCAGCGCCTGATATGGGAACTGATGCTCAGACGATGGGATGGCTTATGGATGCATATAGTATGCAACAGGGCGAAACCTCGCCAGGTGTTGTCACTGGCAAGCCACCAGTCATCGGCGGAAGCTATGGGCGTGAAGAAGCACCTGGTCGAAGTGTTGCGATCATCACCCGGGAGGTCTGTAGTTACTATGATCGGCCGTTAGACGAGGTGACAGTTGGCGTGCAGGGGTTTGGAAGTGTCGGTGCAAACGCTGCTCGATTACTCGATAATTGGGGAGCAACCGTCACCGCGGTGAGCGATGTGAATGGGGTTGCGTTCGACGCTAATGGTGTCGATGTCCAAAATATCCCTTCGCACGATGAAGAGCCGGAGGCAGTCACAAAGTATGCGAACGAGGTTCTGCCTGCCGCGAAACTATTCGAAGTCGATGTAGACGTTCTCATTCCTGCTGCAATTGGGAACGTCATCACTCGGGATACCGCGGATACGCTCGAGGCAGACATCGTCGTAGAGGGGGCGAATGGTCCCACGACCTCTGAGGGGGACAAAATTCTCGGAGAACGCAATATCCCCGTTATCCCAGATATCCTCGCAAATGCTGGGGGTGTGACTGTCAGCTACTTCGAATGGCTCCAAGATATCAATCGGAGACCTTGGTCGCTTGAGGAGGTCAATAACGAGTTAGAAAAAGAGATGCTGACTGCATGGAATGAAGTCAGGACGGAAGTCGAACAACGAGATGTGTCGTGGCGTGATGCTGCATACATTGTTGCTCTCTCTCGTCTGGCAGAAGCCCACGAAGCACGGGGCCTCTGGCCATAA